From the genome of Salvelinus alpinus chromosome 19, SLU_Salpinus.1, whole genome shotgun sequence, one region includes:
- the mtrfr gene encoding mitochondrial translation release factor in rescue, whose translation MSRLFVNLIFQVTGKVTWGTSGRPPLFTVPPVSLAHVQTAGKKDYIDLPVLNEDELDEQFVRGSGPGGQATNKTSNCVVLRHIPTGIVVKCHQTRSVETNRKRARQIMREKLEVTYKGEESDILKNKKESIQRKQDKRKKANENLEKKRLFKEALMIDSKPGDDRG comes from the exons ATGTCAAGATTATTCGTTAACCTGATCTTTCAAGTGACGGGGAAGGTAACATGGGGAACCTCAGGACGACCTCCACTTTTTACTGTGCCACCCGTTAGCTTGGCACATGTTCAGACCGCCGGTAAGAAAGATTACATTGATCTCCCTGTCCTAAATGAAGACGAGCTGGACGAGCAGTTTGTAAGAGGGTCAGGACCTGGTGGTCAGGCGACCAACAAAACCAGCAACTGTGTGGTGCTCAGGCACATCCCAACTGGCATTGTCGTTAAG TGCCATCAAACCAGATCGGTGGAAACAAACCGCAAAAGAGCTCGGCAGATAATGAGGGAGAAGCTTGAGGTCACCTACAAGGGAGAAGAGAGCGACATTCTGAAGAATAAGAAGGAGTCTATACAGAGGAAACAAGACAAGAGGAAAAAGGCAAATGAGAATTTGGAGAAGAAGAGACTTTTCAAAGAGGCACTGATGATAGACTCCAAACCAGGGGATGACAGGGGATGA